From Salvia splendens isolate huo1 chromosome 16, SspV2, whole genome shotgun sequence, a single genomic window includes:
- the LOC121772443 gene encoding transmembrane protein 53-like — protein sequence MMGSLSGILQRPVLAASALAIASVSADCYDKLWPSKSSDACSSLEQSSPSCSSTSRPLEELNSLWVSKISVSRLSQLSFVAGIRVPVPNVHIPIPSSNVNSHSNANYSFVASSPTLLNSYRSADLANSAKPAAYTYSAPALPSNVLYRWHLPDPRAIDVSGGSDCSSAKSRTVVVLLGWLGAKQKHLKIYADWYTMRGFHAITFTFPMSEVLRYQVGGKVEHDVELLVDHLADWLEEEHGKNLVFHTFSNTGWLTYGVILEKFQKKDVDLADRIRGCVVDSAPVAVLDPQVFASGFSAAFLKKNSVATKGSDIEPKTGVTIGNRATIEVKPGMAEAALLLLLEKVFGVILNHPSINRRLSDVMRLLTSEQPSCPQLYIYSSADKVIPAGSVESFIEKQQRNGREVRACNFISTPHVDHFRNQSELYSSQLTQFMEDCVLTSCKPSS from the exons ATGATGGGTTCGTTGTCCGGAATCTTGCAAAGGCCGGTTCTTGCGGCGTCTGCCTTAGCGATAGCCTCTGTCTCAGCCGATTGCTATGACAAATTGTGGCCGTCTAAATCATCAGATGCTTGTTCTTCCTTAGAACAATCGAGCCCTTCATGTTCTTCCACTTCCCGTCCATTAGAAGAACTAAATTCGTTGTGGGTGTCGAAAATTTCGGTTTCTAGGTTATCCCAATTGTCGTTTGTAGCCGGGATTCGTGTCCCCGTGCCTAATGTGCACATACCTATCCCCTCTAGTAATGTTAATTCTCATTCTAATGCTAATTATTCTTTTGTGGCATCGTCACCAACCTTATTAAATTCATACCGGTCAGCCGACTTGGCAAACTCTGCCAAGCCGGCTGCCTATACATATAGTGCCCCTGCACTGCCATCGAACGTTTTATATAGATGGCATTTGCCTGATCCTAGGGCAATTGATGTATCTGGGGGCTCGGATTGTTCGTCTGCAAAGTCTAGGACAGTAGTGGTGTTGCTAGGATGGTTAGGTGCAAAGCAGAAGCACCTTAAGATATATGCGGATTGGTATACTATGAGAGGGTTTCATGCCATTACGTTCACATTCCCCATGTCGGAGGTGCTTAGGTATCAAGTAGGGGGGAAGGTTGAGCATGATGTGGAGTTGCTGGTGGACCATCTTGCTGATTGGTTGGAAGAGGAGCATGGCAAGAATTTGGTCTTCCACACGTTTAGTAATACAGGATGGCTCAC ATATGGTGTTATTTTGGAGAAGTTTCAGAAGAAGGATGTTGATCTAGCGGATAGGATTAGAGGTTGCGTTGTAGATTCAGCTCCTGTTGCAGTCCTTGATCCACAG GTTTTTGCCTCTGGCTTTTCTGCTGCTTTTCTGAAGAAGAATAGTGTTGCCACTAAGGGTTCCGATATTGAGCCGAAGACAGGGGTAACGATTGGAAACAGAGCCACCATCGAGGTCAAACCAGGCATGGCTGAGGCAGCTCTGCTTCTCCTTCTCGAGAAGGTGTTTGGAGTAATTCTAAATCATCCTTCCATAAACAG GAGGCTTTCCGATGTGATGAGGTTGCTAACATCGGAGCAACCAAGTTGTCCGCAGCTATACATCTACAGTTCTGCTGACAAGGTGATCCCAGCAGGGTCTGTGGAGTCATTCATCGAGAAGCAACAGAGAAATGGGCGCGAGGTCAGAGCGTGTAACTTCATCTCGACGCCCCATGTTGATCATTTCCGGAATCAATCAGAACTATATTCTTCTCAGCTCACTCAATTTATGGAGGATTGTGTGCTGACAAGCTGCAAACCTTCTTCTTAA